A genomic region of Solanum dulcamara chromosome 2, daSolDulc1.2, whole genome shotgun sequence contains the following coding sequences:
- the LOC129880213 gene encoding serine/threonine-protein kinase PBL34-like isoform X1, with product MGLGGDGVKGESWDVEKSKGKKKKEVSEEETGCWTKLWFIGSCISSRSKVDSSISGISTHCAESKSTNDTSRDQPVAPIISSTTTSNAESNSSTSKLEEELKVSSRLRKFAFNDLKLATRNFRPESLLGEGGFGCVFKGWIEENGTAPVKPGTGLTVAVKTLNHDGLQGHKEWLAEVNFLGDLVHPNLVKLIGYCIEDDQRLLVYEFMPRGSLENHLFRRSMPLPWSIRMKIALGAAKGLAFLHEEAERPVIYRDFKTSNILLDADYNAKLSDFGLAKDGPEGDKTHVSTRVMGTYGYAAPEYVMTGHLTSKSDVYSFGVVLLEMITGRRSMDKNRPNGEHNLVEWARPHLGERRRFYRLVDPRLEGHFSIKGAQKAAQLAARCLSRDPKARPMMSEVVEALKPLPNLKDMASSSYYFQTMQADRVGSSPSTKNGVRTQGSFSRNGQQHPRSLSIPNGSHGSPYHHQFPQNSPKPNGKT from the exons ATGGGATTAGGTGGTGATGGTGTAAAGGGGGAGTCTTGGGATGTAGAGAAATCCaaggggaagaagaagaaagaggttTCTGAAGAGGAGACTGGATGTTGGACTAAGTTGTGGTTTATTGGTAGCTGTATTTCTTCAAGATCTAAAGTTGATAGCTCCATCAGTGGCATCAGCACTCACTGTG CAGAAAGTAAATCTACAAATGACACAAGCAGAGACCAACCTGTTGCGCCAATTATCTCATCTACGACTACCAGCAATGCAGAAAGTAATTCATCCACCTCCAAACTTGAAGAGGAGCTTAAAGTTTCTTCCCGGCTTCGTAAGTTTGCATTTAACGATTTGAAGTTGGCAACAAGAAACTTCAGACCAGAGTCCCTTCTTGGTGAAGGGGGTTTTGGATGCGTCTTCAAGGGGTGGATCGAAGAGAATGGCACAGCACCTGTTAAACCAGGGACGGGGCTTACTGTTGCTGTGaaaactttaaatcatgatgGACTTCAGGGTCACAAAGAATGGCTG GCTGAAGTGAATTTCCTGGGTGATCTTGTTCATCCTAATTTGGTTAAACTGATTGGTTACTGCATTGAAGATGATCAGAGACTGTTAGTTTATGAATTTATGCCTCGAGGAAGCTTGGAAAATCATCTGTTCAGGA GATCCATGCCTCTTCCTTGGTCTATCCGCATGAAGATAGCTCTGGGTGCTGCAAAAGGTCTTGCTTTTCTTCATGAGGAAGCAGAAAGACCAGTAATATACCGTGATTTTAAAACATCCAACATTCTACTTGATGCG GATTACAATGCCAAACTTTCTGATTTTGGCCTTGCTAAAGATGGTCCTGAGGGTGACAAGACACATGTTTCCACTCGTGTCATGGGAACGTATGGTTATGCAGCTCCTGAGTATGTGATGACAG GGCATCTAACGTCAAAGAGTGACGTCTACAGTTTTGGTGTAGTTCTACTTGAAATGATAACAGGTAGGAGATCGATGGACAAGAACCGACCAAATGGGGAACACAACCTTGTTGAATGGGCACGGCCTCATCTTGGTGAAAGAAGAAGGTTTTACAGACTGGTAGATCCTAGACTTGAAGGCCATTTCTCTATAAAAGGTGCTCAGAAAGCTGCACAGTTGGCTGCTCGCTGCCTTAGCCGTGATCCCAAAGCTAGGCCTATGATGAGTGAAGTTGTTGAAGCCTTGAAGCCATTACCAAATCTTAAAGACATGGCCAGCTCATCCTACTACTTCCAGACAATGCAAGCAGACCGCGTTGGATCAAGTCCCAGTACCAAAAATGGTGTTAGAACACAGGGATCGTTCTCGAGGAATGGACAACAACATCCTAGAAGTCTTTCAATCCCAAACGGTTCTCATGGTTCTCCATACCATCATCAGTTTCCTCAGAATTCACCAAAACCAAACGGCAAAACTTAG
- the LOC129880213 gene encoding serine/threonine-protein kinase PBL34-like isoform X2: MGLGGDGVKGESWDVEKSKGKKKKEVSEEETGCWTKLWFIGSCISSRSKVDSSISGISTHCESKSTNDTSRDQPVAPIISSTTTSNAESNSSTSKLEEELKVSSRLRKFAFNDLKLATRNFRPESLLGEGGFGCVFKGWIEENGTAPVKPGTGLTVAVKTLNHDGLQGHKEWLAEVNFLGDLVHPNLVKLIGYCIEDDQRLLVYEFMPRGSLENHLFRRSMPLPWSIRMKIALGAAKGLAFLHEEAERPVIYRDFKTSNILLDADYNAKLSDFGLAKDGPEGDKTHVSTRVMGTYGYAAPEYVMTGHLTSKSDVYSFGVVLLEMITGRRSMDKNRPNGEHNLVEWARPHLGERRRFYRLVDPRLEGHFSIKGAQKAAQLAARCLSRDPKARPMMSEVVEALKPLPNLKDMASSSYYFQTMQADRVGSSPSTKNGVRTQGSFSRNGQQHPRSLSIPNGSHGSPYHHQFPQNSPKPNGKT, translated from the exons ATGGGATTAGGTGGTGATGGTGTAAAGGGGGAGTCTTGGGATGTAGAGAAATCCaaggggaagaagaagaaagaggttTCTGAAGAGGAGACTGGATGTTGGACTAAGTTGTGGTTTATTGGTAGCTGTATTTCTTCAAGATCTAAAGTTGATAGCTCCATCAGTGGCATCAGCACTCACTGTG AAAGTAAATCTACAAATGACACAAGCAGAGACCAACCTGTTGCGCCAATTATCTCATCTACGACTACCAGCAATGCAGAAAGTAATTCATCCACCTCCAAACTTGAAGAGGAGCTTAAAGTTTCTTCCCGGCTTCGTAAGTTTGCATTTAACGATTTGAAGTTGGCAACAAGAAACTTCAGACCAGAGTCCCTTCTTGGTGAAGGGGGTTTTGGATGCGTCTTCAAGGGGTGGATCGAAGAGAATGGCACAGCACCTGTTAAACCAGGGACGGGGCTTACTGTTGCTGTGaaaactttaaatcatgatgGACTTCAGGGTCACAAAGAATGGCTG GCTGAAGTGAATTTCCTGGGTGATCTTGTTCATCCTAATTTGGTTAAACTGATTGGTTACTGCATTGAAGATGATCAGAGACTGTTAGTTTATGAATTTATGCCTCGAGGAAGCTTGGAAAATCATCTGTTCAGGA GATCCATGCCTCTTCCTTGGTCTATCCGCATGAAGATAGCTCTGGGTGCTGCAAAAGGTCTTGCTTTTCTTCATGAGGAAGCAGAAAGACCAGTAATATACCGTGATTTTAAAACATCCAACATTCTACTTGATGCG GATTACAATGCCAAACTTTCTGATTTTGGCCTTGCTAAAGATGGTCCTGAGGGTGACAAGACACATGTTTCCACTCGTGTCATGGGAACGTATGGTTATGCAGCTCCTGAGTATGTGATGACAG GGCATCTAACGTCAAAGAGTGACGTCTACAGTTTTGGTGTAGTTCTACTTGAAATGATAACAGGTAGGAGATCGATGGACAAGAACCGACCAAATGGGGAACACAACCTTGTTGAATGGGCACGGCCTCATCTTGGTGAAAGAAGAAGGTTTTACAGACTGGTAGATCCTAGACTTGAAGGCCATTTCTCTATAAAAGGTGCTCAGAAAGCTGCACAGTTGGCTGCTCGCTGCCTTAGCCGTGATCCCAAAGCTAGGCCTATGATGAGTGAAGTTGTTGAAGCCTTGAAGCCATTACCAAATCTTAAAGACATGGCCAGCTCATCCTACTACTTCCAGACAATGCAAGCAGACCGCGTTGGATCAAGTCCCAGTACCAAAAATGGTGTTAGAACACAGGGATCGTTCTCGAGGAATGGACAACAACATCCTAGAAGTCTTTCAATCCCAAACGGTTCTCATGGTTCTCCATACCATCATCAGTTTCCTCAGAATTCACCAAAACCAAACGGCAAAACTTAG